In the genome of Peptococcaceae bacterium 1198_IL3148, the window CTGCCGCGGTGGCCGACTATCGCCCGCTACAAGTGGCGGACAAAAAAATTAAAAAAACCGCTGATGATTTAACTTTATCCATGGTAAAGAACCCAGATATTTTGGCAGAGCTGGGCCAGTTAAAAAAGCATCAAATTTTAGTGGGCTTTGCTGCCGAAACCAATGATTTAGACACCTATGCTCGGGAAAAACTGCACAAAAAGAATCTAGATCTGTTGGTGGCCAATAATGTTGCCAGCCCCGGCGCTGGTTTTGATGTGGACACCAATGTGGTTTCTTTATACTACCGCCACCAGCAGGTAGAGCACCTGCCGCTGATGGATAAACAACAGGTGGCCCAGCGAATATTAGATGGGGTGGTGGCCCTTTTGGCTGCCCGCAGGGATGGCAAAGGTTAAGTTGCTGGGGCAATATGCTGAGGTGGTGGTTGAGGTGCCCAGCCGTCAAGTGGATCGCCCCTTTCACTATCGGGTACCAGAAAGTTTACAACCACTGTCGGTGGGTAGCCGGGTGCTGGTTCCCTTTGGCAATCGGACGATAGCTGGCTATGTGATGGGCTACTCTGACCCGCCAACGGCGGTAAAAATTAAGGACATAAAAGCGGTGGTGGGCGGAGGACTATCGCCTGAATTAATGGAGTTAGCCCGGTGGCTGGCTAAGAAATATCTGTGTACTTTATCCGAAAGTTTACACTGTGTATTGGGGCCGGGCCGAGAACCCAAAAAGGTGCCCCAGGGCTTGTTTGCGGCAATAAGTGATGCTCAGTTAGTGAAGCTTAAACTAACTGCCAAACAACAGCAGGTTATGGAGCAAGCGTTGGCTCATCCTGGATTAAACAAAACTGAACTGGCCCAAATATCATCAGTGTCCACTGCCACTGTGACCACTTTGATTAAAAAAAATCTGTTGCGGTGGTCCAGCCGGACTGATGTTGGGGCCGAACAGGCAACAGAACCGTTGCCACAGCTGACTGAGGAACAAAGGCAAGTATTAGGTGCCATTGCTGTTGCTGTAGACGAAGAGGCTTACTCTGCTTTTTTACTGCATGGTGTCACTGGCAGCGGTAAAACCGAAGTATATCTCAATATTATTGCCCGGGTGCTAAGCCAAAACAGACAGGCCATTGTGCTGGTGCCAGAAATTTCTCTGACACCCCAAATGGTGTCGATATTTAAAAAGCGGTTTGGCAATGCAGTGGCGGTATTGCACAGTCGCCTTTCCGATGGAGAAAGGTATGCCGAAAGGGAGCGCATTGAACAGGGCCAGGCCCAGGTGGTTTTAGGCGCCCGTTCGGCAATTTTTGCGCCGGTACCTAAATTGGGCATAATTATTATAGATGAAGAACATGAGCCTTTGTATAAACAGGAAGAAAACCCCAAGTACCATTGCCGGGACGTGGCGTTACACCGGGCCAAATTAAATAACGCGGTAGTTATTTTAGGCAGTGCCACCCCAGCCTTAGAAAGCTATTGTCGCACCGAAATTAACGGCCCCTATCAACTGTTGTCTATGACCAAAAGGGTGGCGGATCGGCCACTGCCGGAGGTGGCAGTGGTGGATATGCGCGAAGAGATGGCCAGCGGCAATAAAAGCATTTTTAGCCGGGCACTGTTAAATAAAATGGCCGTCAGGTTGGAGAAACAACAGCAGGTGGTGCTGTTTATTAATCGCCGGGGTTATGCCACTTTTATTGTTTGTCGCCAATGTGGCGAGGTGCTAAAATGTCCCCATTGTGATATTTCTTTAACCTACCACAATGATGGTGTGTTGCGCTGCCATTACTGCAATTACCAGCGGCCCACTCCAAAAAAGTGTCCCCATTGCCAAAGTGATGCCATTGGCTTTTTTGGGGTTGGTACCCAACGGGTGGAAGAGGAAGTGAGAAGGTTCTTTCCCCAGGCCAACGTGTTGCGGATGGATGGAGACACCACCAGTCGCAAGGGCGCTCACCAAGAAATATTGGACGCCTTTAAAGCCGGTGAGGGCGATGTGTTGGTGGGTACCCAAATGATTGCTAAGGGTTTAGATATTCCTGGAGTGACACTGGTGGGGGTGGTAAGTGCCGACACCATGTTGCATATGCCAGACTTTCGGGCGGCGGAACGCACTTTTCAGTTGCTGACCCAAGTGGCGGGCCGAGCGGGCAGAGGGGTGAATGTCGGAGAAACCATTATTCAAACCTATAGCCCCGAGCACTATAGTATTGTCACCGCCCAAAGCCATGATTATGCCGGCTTTTATAATAAAGAAATGAATCTACGACGGGCGCTGAAATATCCACCTTTTTATTATCTGTCCCGGATATTAATTACCGGCGAAGATGAACAACTGGTGGAAGTGGTGGCTAAGCAACTTAAAGACATTTTGGCCCAGACGGTGGCAAAGGTACCTAGCGAACAGCAAGCCATGGTATTGGGCCCTGCTCCAGCGGCTTTATCTAAGGTGCAAAAGAAATATCGGTGGCAAATAATGATTAAGGCCCGCACTTTGGTCGCCACCCGGGCTATAACTGGTAACGGGGTTAAGCAGTGGGAGGAAAATAATCGGTTGAGAAACAGAGTTTCTGTTAGCATAGATATGGAACCTCAATTTTTAATGTAGGTTAAAGCAATTATGAATTCTAAATTATGAATTGTGAATGATTAGTTCTAAAGTAACCATTCCTAATTCAAAATTCCTAAATTCATAATTGAAATTACCATTTGCAAGAACGTTAACGGAAAATTTAACTACTAATAATTTTGTGAACCAACAGGAGGTAATTAACATGGCGGTGTATGAAGTGGTGAAAAACGGTGACCCCATCCTGCGTGAAAAGGCAGCGACGGTGCCGAAAATTACACCTAACATTATAAAGTTACTTGATAACATGCGGGATACCATGTATGCCAGTAAAGGAGTGGGTTTAGCAGCTCCGCAAATTGGTATTTCCAAACGGGTAGTGGTGGTAGATATTGGTGAAGGGTTAATTGAGCTGATTAACCCTGAGATTATCGAAGGTAGCGGCGTGGAGACTGATTACGAAGGCTGCTTATCCATTCCCGGCATCATTGGCGAAGTGTCAAGGGCCAGTGCGGTGATCGTTAAAGCTTTAAATCGGGATGGCCAGGAAGTGCAATATAAAGCTAAAGGATATTTGGCCCGGGCCTTTCAACATGAAATAGACCATTTGGAAGGCATTTTGTTTATTGACAAGGCCAAAAACATTAGGAAGGAAGAGTAAAATATAATGCGTATTATCTACATGGGGACACCGGATTTTGCAGTACCCTGTTTAGAAGCCATTGTTGAACACAATCACCAGGTGGTGGGTGTGGTCACTCAGCCCGATCGTCCCAAGGGGCGGGGCAAAAAATTGCAACCACCACCGGTAAAGGTGACGGCAGAGGCCATGGGAATACCGGTATATCAGCCAGAAACAATCAAGACACCGGAATTCATGGCATTATTAAAAGAATTCAATCCCCAATTGATAGTGGTGGTGGCCTATGGCAAAATATTGCCGCCGGAAATTTTGCACTTACCTCCATTGGGCTGTGTCAATGTGCATGCTTCGTTGCTGCCTAAGTATCGGGGCTCGGCGCCAATTCATTGGGCTATAATTAACGGGGAACAGCAAACTGGTGTTACCACCATGTATATGAATGAGGGTATGGATACCGGGGATATGATTCTCTCCGCTGCCACCGATATCACAGATGCGGACACAGTGGGGACACTTCATGATCGGTTGGCCACGATGGGAGCAACGCTTTTGGCCGAAACGTTACAACTGATTGCCCAGGGCAAAGCGCCGCGGATACCCCAAAAGGATGCCGAGGCTTGCTACGCACCGATGCTTAAAAAAGAACATGAGCTAATTCAATGGCAACGGTCTGCGGTAGCAATAAAAAATCATATCCATGGACTAAACCCTTGGCCCGGTAGCTATACCACTTTGGCAGGTAAAGTGTTAAAATTATGGCGGGCAGAGTTGGTGCCAGGAAATGGTGGAGAACAACCAGGGACCGTTGTTAGTGTGAAAGACAACCAGGTGGTGGTCCAAACCGGTGAGGGCCTGTTGGCGTTGACAGAACTGCAGTTGCAAGGTGGTAAAAGGCTCAGTGCCCGAGAGTTTCTCTGCGGGAAAAAGTTGACCCCCGGTATCAAACTGGGAGTTTAGAGGTGGAGCACAACATGATTACCGAATCAGCAGTTAATAAACCCCAAGCGAAAAAAAGACTGTTTATTGGCCTGTTGGCCGTCAGTGTAATTGCAGTTTTGGGACTGGCTATCTTATTATGGTATTTGATGTCCCATCCCACAACTGTGTTACAACAGGTATTATTGGTGCTATTAATTGGTAGTATATTAATAACACTGGTGGCGGTGGCCTTTGGCATTGGTGGTATTGTTTTGACCATTTGGTTGGCTAAGACCATTACCCCACTGCAACCATTGATGAGGGTGGCCATGAGTTTACTGTTTCCGGTGGTAATTGGCTTGGGGCACGTCTTTAACATTAATACCGACAAAATAAAAAGTTCCTTTATTGAGGTCAATAACCAGTTGGTGCGGACTAAGGAATTTAGTTTAAAACCAGAACAACTGTTGGTATTGGCTCCCCATTGTTTGCAAAAGAGCAGTTGCCCACACAAAATTACCACTAACATCAACAACTGTAAAAGATGTGGCGGTTGTCCGGTGGATAAACTTTTGGCGGTGCGGGAACGGTATGGTGTTAATATCGGTTTGGCCACCGGCGGTACGCTGGCCCGCAAATATGTTAAGGAATACCGACCAAAAGCGATAGTGGCCATTGCTTGCGAACGGGATTTGGTCAGTGGTATTCAAGATTCTACCCCCATACCGGTGTTGGGAGTGTTAAATGATCGACCCTTTGGTCCTTGCTTTAATACCCAAATATCGGTACCGAGACTAGAAGAAGCGATAAGATATTTTTTATCCGCAGAAGAAATTTAAAGGTGGAAAAATCATGTCCAATGTAAATGCTAGGGAAATGGCTTTAATGGCGTTAAAATCAGTTGAGGAAGAGGGCGCCTATGCTAATTTAGCTTTAAATAGAGTGCTGGAAAAATATAAACCAGAAAAGCTTGATCGGGCCTTTGCCACAGAAATTGTCTATGGCTCATTGCGCACCATGAATACTCTGGATTGGGTGATATCACGGTTTCTACAGCAACCATTGGCGTCACAAACGGTTTGGGTAAGAAATATTTTACGCATTGGTACATACCAATTAATCTATATGGATAAAGTCCCGGCGGCGGCCGCCTGCAATGAATCAGTGGAATTGGCCAAAAAATATGCCAATCCTGGGGTGGTTAAGTTTGTCAATGGCGTGCTGCGCAATATTACCCGCAACCTAGACAACTTAGACTATCCCGATATTGAGAGTGATCCGGTAAGCCATGTGGCGTTAAAATATTCGCATCCTCGCTGGATGGTGGAAAGATGGTTAAAGGAATATGGGGTTGAGCAGACCATAGAGCTCTGCAAGGCTAACAATCTGACGCCCCCAAACACCATCCGTACCAATACGCTGCGCATCAGTCGGGAAGCTTTAATTAACCTGTTGCAAGCTGAGGGCGTAAAGGTGCAAAAGACTAAATACGTTTCCGAAGGCTTAAAAATAGATGGTTTTTTATCTTTCCGTCATTTGGAAGCCTTTCAACAGGGGTTGTTTCAAATACAGGATGAAAGCTCAATGTTAGTGGGTCATGCTCTCAACCCAGCCCATGGTTCCCGGGTAATTGATGCGGCGGCGGCCCCCGGTGGTAAGTCCACCCATATTGCTCAATTGATGGAAAACACCGGTTTGATATTATCCTTTGATATTCATCCGCATAAACTAAAGTTGATTGAAGAGAATTGTCGCAGGTTGGGCATTACCAATGTCAAAGTAAGCGTGGGCGATAGCCGAGAAATAGCTGCTGATTTACACAATTGGGCAGACTATGTATTGCTGGATGCCCCTTGTTCCGGATTAGGGGTATTGCGCCGCAGACCTGATGCCCGGTGGCGTAAAGAGGCTTACCAAATTCCGGCAATTGTTAAATTGCAACGGGAAATGTTGGAAAGTGTCAGTAAATGTGTGCGGCCAGGTGGGGTGTTGGTCTACAGTACCTGTACCATTACCTATGAAGAAAATTTGGGGCAGGTCAAATCCTTTTTAAAGGAACATGACGAATTCATTTTAGAGGACTTAACACCGTTATTGCCAGCCAATATGGCCAACGAGCCAGATATAGCCAAAGGTTATGTTCAATTGCTACCCCATGTGCACGGTATGGACGGTTTCTTTTTAGCCCGTATGCGAAAAAGAGGATTAAGTCATAAGCTGTAGAATAATAAATTAATTTTAAGAGGCGGTATTATGGCCAAGCTAAACCTGAGGGATTTAAATTTGCAAGAGATGGAAGCATTGATTGTAGATTTAGGAGAACAAAAATTCAGAGCGAAACAAATTTGTCAATGGATACTGCAGCATGGGGTTACCGATTTTGACCAGATGACTAATATTGGCAAAGGTTTACGCCAGAAACTGCAAGATGTTGCTTATTTAGGTGGCCTGGAGGTGCTGGCTAGACAAACGGCATCCAGTGGCGACACAGTAAAATACTTATTTGGTTATCCCGATGGTGAAGCGGTTGAAAGTGTGCTAATGCGGCATTCCTATGGCCGATCTGCCTGCGTTTCCACTCAGGTTGGTTGTCGGATGGGTTGCCGTTTTTGTGCTTCTACAATTGCCGGAGTGGTGCGTAACCTGAGCAGTGGCGAAATATACGATCAAGTGTTGGCCATCCAAAGGGATAGTCAAGAGCGGGTAAGCCATGTGGTATTAATGGGGTCTGGAGAACCACTGGATAACTATGAACAGACAATCAAATTTATCCGCAATATTGCCGAACCCTATGGCTTGAATATCAGTTACCGCCATTTGACCCTAAGCACTTGTGGCATTGTGCCGGGTATTAAAAAATTGGCCCAAGAAAAAATGGCCATTACGCTGGCGGTGTCATTGCATGCCCCCAATGATCAGTTGCGCAACCAGATTATGCCCATTAACCGGCGCTACCCGCTTTCGCAGTTAATTCCTGCCTGTAAAGAGTATGTAGAGATTACCGGCAGAAGAATTACCTTTGAATACTCACTGATGAAGGGGGTCAACGATGGTGTTACCCATGCCGATGAGTTGGGGCAGTTGCTCAAGGGGATGCTGTGTCACGTCAATTTAATTCCTATCAACCCGGTTAAGGAACGTGGTTTTGAACGCACCGCTTCCCCGCAAATTATGCAATTTCAAAAAAACTTGGAAAGACACGGTGTCACTGCCACCGTTAGAAAAGAGATGGGGGCCGATATAGATGCTGCCTGTGGCCAATTGCGCAGGCGGGTCAGTACCAACCCCCAGCATAAATAAGTTATTAAAGAGGTGAAGAGTGTGGGCCTCTTTTCAGGATTGGAAGGTAATCTTGAAAAATATATCGAAGGATTTTTTAAGGATAAATTTAAAAGCAGGGTACAGCCGGTGGAAATTGCTAAGCAATTGGCCAGGGAAATGCGCAATAATCGGCGGATCAGCGTCAGCAATACCTATGTACCCAATGAATATACCGTTATTTTGCATCCCGAGGACTGGGAGAGTATTGGTGCCTTTAACCAACTACTGTCCTTGGAATTACAGGATTATTTGCTGCAAAAGGCAGAAGAAAAGGGTTTT includes:
- the priA gene encoding primosomal protein N' yields the protein MAKVKLLGQYAEVVVEVPSRQVDRPFHYRVPESLQPLSVGSRVLVPFGNRTIAGYVMGYSDPPTAVKIKDIKAVVGGGLSPELMELARWLAKKYLCTLSESLHCVLGPGREPKKVPQGLFAAISDAQLVKLKLTAKQQQVMEQALAHPGLNKTELAQISSVSTATVTTLIKKNLLRWSSRTDVGAEQATEPLPQLTEEQRQVLGAIAVAVDEEAYSAFLLHGVTGSGKTEVYLNIIARVLSQNRQAIVLVPEISLTPQMVSIFKKRFGNAVAVLHSRLSDGERYAERERIEQGQAQVVLGARSAIFAPVPKLGIIIIDEEHEPLYKQEENPKYHCRDVALHRAKLNNAVVILGSATPALESYCRTEINGPYQLLSMTKRVADRPLPEVAVVDMREEMASGNKSIFSRALLNKMAVRLEKQQQVVLFINRRGYATFIVCRQCGEVLKCPHCDISLTYHNDGVLRCHYCNYQRPTPKKCPHCQSDAIGFFGVGTQRVEEEVRRFFPQANVLRMDGDTTSRKGAHQEILDAFKAGEGDVLVGTQMIAKGLDIPGVTLVGVVSADTMLHMPDFRAAERTFQLLTQVAGRAGRGVNVGETIIQTYSPEHYSIVTAQSHDYAGFYNKEMNLRRALKYPPFYYLSRILITGEDEQLVEVVAKQLKDILAQTVAKVPSEQQAMVLGPAPAALSKVQKKYRWQIMIKARTLVATRAITGNGVKQWEENNRLRNRVSVSIDMEPQFLM
- the def gene encoding peptide deformylase, producing the protein MAVYEVVKNGDPILREKAATVPKITPNIIKLLDNMRDTMYASKGVGLAAPQIGISKRVVVVDIGEGLIELINPEIIEGSGVETDYEGCLSIPGIIGEVSRASAVIVKALNRDGQEVQYKAKGYLARAFQHEIDHLEGILFIDKAKNIRKEE
- the fmt gene encoding methionyl-tRNA formyltransferase, with amino-acid sequence MRIIYMGTPDFAVPCLEAIVEHNHQVVGVVTQPDRPKGRGKKLQPPPVKVTAEAMGIPVYQPETIKTPEFMALLKEFNPQLIVVVAYGKILPPEILHLPPLGCVNVHASLLPKYRGSAPIHWAIINGEQQTGVTTMYMNEGMDTGDMILSAATDITDADTVGTLHDRLATMGATLLAETLQLIAQGKAPRIPQKDAEACYAPMLKKEHELIQWQRSAVAIKNHIHGLNPWPGSYTTLAGKVLKLWRAELVPGNGGEQPGTVVSVKDNQVVVQTGEGLLALTELQLQGGKRLSAREFLCGKKLTPGIKLGV
- a CDS encoding DUF116 domain-containing protein, translating into MITESAVNKPQAKKRLFIGLLAVSVIAVLGLAILLWYLMSHPTTVLQQVLLVLLIGSILITLVAVAFGIGGIVLTIWLAKTITPLQPLMRVAMSLLFPVVIGLGHVFNINTDKIKSSFIEVNNQLVRTKEFSLKPEQLLVLAPHCLQKSSCPHKITTNINNCKRCGGCPVDKLLAVRERYGVNIGLATGGTLARKYVKEYRPKAIVAIACERDLVSGIQDSTPIPVLGVLNDRPFGPCFNTQISVPRLEEAIRYFLSAEEI
- the rsmB gene encoding 16S rRNA (cytosine(967)-C(5))-methyltransferase RsmB, which produces MSNVNAREMALMALKSVEEEGAYANLALNRVLEKYKPEKLDRAFATEIVYGSLRTMNTLDWVISRFLQQPLASQTVWVRNILRIGTYQLIYMDKVPAAAACNESVELAKKYANPGVVKFVNGVLRNITRNLDNLDYPDIESDPVSHVALKYSHPRWMVERWLKEYGVEQTIELCKANNLTPPNTIRTNTLRISREALINLLQAEGVKVQKTKYVSEGLKIDGFLSFRHLEAFQQGLFQIQDESSMLVGHALNPAHGSRVIDAAAAPGGKSTHIAQLMENTGLILSFDIHPHKLKLIEENCRRLGITNVKVSVGDSREIAADLHNWADYVLLDAPCSGLGVLRRRPDARWRKEAYQIPAIVKLQREMLESVSKCVRPGGVLVYSTCTITYEENLGQVKSFLKEHDEFILEDLTPLLPANMANEPDIAKGYVQLLPHVHGMDGFFLARMRKRGLSHKL
- the rlmN gene encoding 23S rRNA (adenine(2503)-C(2))-methyltransferase RlmN yields the protein MMAKLNLRDLNLQEMEALIVDLGEQKFRAKQICQWILQHGVTDFDQMTNIGKGLRQKLQDVAYLGGLEVLARQTASSGDTVKYLFGYPDGEAVESVLMRHSYGRSACVSTQVGCRMGCRFCASTIAGVVRNLSSGEIYDQVLAIQRDSQERVSHVVLMGSGEPLDNYEQTIKFIRNIAEPYGLNISYRHLTLSTCGIVPGIKKLAQEKMAITLAVSLHAPNDQLRNQIMPINRRYPLSQLIPACKEYVEITGRRITFEYSLMKGVNDGVTHADELGQLLKGMLCHVNLIPINPVKERGFERTASPQIMQFQKNLERHGVTATVRKEMGADIDAACGQLRRRVSTNPQHK